The following are encoded in a window of Roseimaritima ulvae genomic DNA:
- a CDS encoding ATP-dependent Clp protease ATP-binding subunit, giving the protein MLIITTNAGTDLVAKMCEGGTRPKMHDLKAALHEELLKTFKPAFLGRITVLPYFPLQTSVLERIARLKLDKVVSRVHQQHGAELTFSDRFDPRTGEYVSIGRHRSSEGRSGARTIHPAGIVGPSCCRETSKARPWKT; this is encoded by the coding sequence GTGCTGATCATCACCACCAATGCCGGCACGGATTTGGTCGCTAAAATGTGCGAAGGCGGAACACGGCCCAAAATGCATGACCTCAAAGCTGCCTTGCATGAAGAACTATTAAAAACGTTCAAGCCGGCGTTTCTGGGACGCATTACCGTACTGCCCTACTTCCCCTTGCAGACCAGCGTGCTGGAACGCATTGCCCGTCTGAAATTGGATAAGGTGGTCAGCCGAGTGCACCAACAGCACGGCGCGGAACTGACCTTTAGCGATCGGTTTGATCCGAGAACTGGCGAATATGTGTCTATCGGTCGACACCGGAGCTCGGAAGGTCGATCAGGTGCTCGAACAATACATCCTGCCGGAATTGTCGGCCCGAGTTGTTGTCGCGAAACGTCGAAGGCACGCCCGTGGAAAACGTGA